CAGTCAGTGTTGGATACGAATTCGGTGAAGTCGAGCAAGTTGGAGCTGATGATCAAGAGACAACTCAGTGGTTTGTTGGACTTCAGTGGGACGAGCTCGGAAATGGAACTCTTGGAGTTGCATTGGGCTCTGATGGACCACAGAATGAAGGCGTTGATGAAGACATGGCTTATGAAGTCTTCTATACTTACAATGTTAACGATAGTATGACTATCACTCCTGCTCTATTCATCATTGAACATAACCAAGCTGGAGCAGAAGACGAAACAGGTGTTGTAGTAAAAACATCATTTAGTTTCTAAATCTTGAATCTAAATTAAAAATCTTACACACAAGAAGGTCTGCTTATCGCAGGCCTTTTTTTCTTGAATATTAAGGAATAAGATTTAAATTAATTGTTAATGACTTAAATCATTTATATATTAGAGTTGTCCTTAAGTTCAACTTGGAAATTTAGTACTTAAATAATTTTTTAAAGTTATTTGTTTTTACAAACTTGAATTAATTTAGAATGTCTCCAATATTTAAATGTCTAATTTGTAGAAAAGATATAGAAAGATCTACTAAAACGTTCTGGATTAAAAAAGGACATTTATTATGTTCAACATGCCTAGATAATATTGAAAAAAACACGAAAGAAACTAAAAGCAAAATATGAAAAACAAAAATGTATATTTATAATTTTTGATTTAAATTAAATAAAAAAAACCCCTAATATTAGAGGTTTCAGATTTGATTAGGTTTAAATAACTAAAAAAATTTGACAAAATTTATTCAGGAATCACTATAATTTATAAGTAATAGTGCAGATTAAAAATAAATCTGTATTAATTTTCTAAGGATTAATCAATCAGATTATTTCATTAGAAAATTCAAAGAATAAATTGTAAAATTTAAAAAATTAGAACCAGCCAGGAATAATTTGTCCTGTAGTTACATAAGCACCAACAGCTGCAACGAAACCTAACATTGCTGCCCAACCATTAAAACGTTCTGCTTCAGGAGTCATAATAAAATAGATAATTTATGTAAATGATTGTAACAGGTTTTATGAAGCTTTGTAAAGTATATCTTAGTTTTTACCTGTAATTTTTGATAATTATTTTTTTTGACATAAATAGTTACAGTTCTGTTACGAAAATGTGTAGATCAGAGTTAATGTTTCCATCTGAATTTATTTTTAGAATTTAACTTCGATATTCATCATTCTTGAGTCAGGTTTACTGTCAAGAAAGGCTAAAGTTTAAAATTTATTTTTTGCTGTCATAAAAAATGTTAGCTTTTTTGCATTCATATCTTTGTACTAGAAACATTTATGGGTATGAGAATAGAGCTTTAATTAATTAAAACTAATTATGCTTTCGCTTTTAGAAATTGTTAGATCATTCCTGAAAGATAAGTTAATCTAAAGTTACTTATGGTTCTATCAAGAAAGAGGCTAATATTTAATTTTAATAAAATTAGAGTTTTATACTAAAACCCTTTTGGGCTCAATTAATGATTAATGTGGGTCGCCTGAGATTCGAACTCAGGACCAGCCGGTTAAAAGCCGGATGCTCTACCGCTGAGCTAGCGACCCATTTTGTAAAATTGAGTACATTAGAGATTATCCCTTTTTAAGGTGAAAAAAACAACTTATTATCCCAACATGAACAATTGAAATACAAATCTTAACTAATAAGTTAAAAAATTAAAAATTCTCTCTAAATTTACAGTTAAAAGTTAAAATAATCTAATAAATAAAAGGATTTCAAAAATGCTAAGAACAATCGTAGTTTTTGCCCCAATTATCGCTGCTTTGGCTTGGGTTATATTCAATATACAAAAACCAGCAAGAGAGCAATTCAATAGGGACTTTTTAGGTAAGGATTAATCAAATTTGTTAGATAAAGAGGTAATAGTTATTGGAGCTGGCCTCGCAGGATCTGAAGCCGCTTGGCAAGTTGCTAGTTATGGCGTACCAGTTAAATTAGTTGAAATGAGACCTATCAAATCAACTCCAGCTCATCATACGAGTGAATTTGGAGAACTGGTTTGTAGTAATAGTTTTGGTGCTTCAAGTCCTGATAGAGCTGCAGGTTTATTGCAAAAAGAACTTAGAATTTTTAAATCATTGATAGTTCAAACAGCTGACAAATTTGCTGTTCCTGCAGGAGGTGCTTTGGCGGTAGATAGATCTAAATTTAGTAACGCTTTGACTGAAGCATTATCAAATCATCCTTTAATCGAAATTAAGAGATTTGAACAATTGGATCTCCCAAGCGAAGAAAATATAACTATCCTTGCTACTGGGCCCTTAACAGCTGATGAGTTGTCCTATAAAATCCAAGATTTTACTGGTATCGATGAGTGTCATTTTTTTGATGCCGCTAGTCCCATAATTCATGGAGATTCTATTGATCAAGAGATCGTATTTAAAGCTAGTAGATACGACAAAGGAGATCCGGCATATCTTAATTGTCCTATGGATAAAAATGATTACATCCATTTCAGAAACGAACTTATAGAAGGAGAACAAGCTAATTTAAAAGACTTTGAGAAAGAATCAGCTAATTTCTTTGAAGCTTGTTTGCCAATTGAAGAAATTGCTAGAAGAGGAGTTGATACCATGAGATATGGACCATTGAAATCAATTGGGTTGTGGAATCCAAAATGGGGAGATTTATTTGATAGAGAAAATAGATTGAAAAAGAGACCTCATGCAATTGTCCAATTAAGGAAAGAAGATTTAGAAGGTAAATTACTAAATATGGTGGGTTTTCAAACTAACCTCAAATGGTCAGAACAAAAAAGAATATTTAGGATGATTCCTGGTTTAGAAAAGGCTGAGTTTGTACGTTTTGGAGTAATGCATAGAAATACTTTTTTAGAATCTCCAAAATTACTTTTACCTACCTTGCAATTTATGAAAAGACAAAACCTTTTTGCGGCGGGTCAAATAACGGGCACGGAAGGTTATGCAGCAGCAGCAGCAGGGGGCTTGCTTGCAGGAATAAATGCATCCTTATTAGCTAAGGGTAAAAAACCAGTAAGTTTTCCTAATCAATCAATGATTGGTTCTCTAATTAATTTTATCAGTAACGAAAATCAAATATTATCTAATCAGAAAAAGAATAAATTCCAACCAATGCCCGCTTCATTTGGTTTAGTTCCAGAACTTACTAAAAGAATAAAAGATAAAAGATTAAGGTACAAAGCTTATCAAGAAAGATCTACAGAAGCCTTAAATAACTTTAAAAATAAACTAGATTCTTGTTTTGATAAAGACCACTTACTCAGCAAAATTTACTAAGATTAATTATCAAAGATCCAAAAAATGGAATTAAATAAAGAAAACTTCGATGCAATTATTATTGGCTCAGGAATAGGAGGGTTAGTAACTGCTTCACAATTGGCGGCAAAAGGAGCTCAAGTATTGGTTCTTGAGAAATATATTATTCCAGGCGGGAGTGGAGGCTCTTTTAAGAGAAAAGGCTATACCTTTGATGTAGGGGCTTCAATGATTTTTGGATTTGGAGAGAAAGGTTATACCAATTTATTAACTCGTGCTTTGAAAGACGTGAATGAAAAATGCGAAACTATTCCCGATCCTGTTCAACTGGAATATCACCTACCACATAACTTTAATATTTCTGTAGATAAAAATTATGAGCAATTTATAAGTAAATTATCAGCTAGTTTCCCCAAGGAAAAAAAAGGTATCAAGAAATTCTATGATACTTGTGCAAGTGTATTTAAATGTTTAGATTCAATGCCTCTTTTATCAATAGAGGATCCAAGTTATCTTTTTAAAGTTTTCTTTAAATCTCCATTATCCTGTTTAGGTTTAGCTAGATGGTTACCTAAAAATGCAGGAGATGTTGCGAGAAAGTTTATAAAAGATCCTGAACTTTTAAAATTTATCGATATCGAATGTTTTTGTTGGTCTGTAATGCCAGCTCTAAAAACCCCTATGATTAATGCGGGAATGGTATTTACAGATAGGCATGCTGGAGGGATAAATTATCCAAAAGGAGGGGTTGGAACGATAGCAGAGAAGTTTGTTTCTGGTATTGAAAAATTAGGAGGAAAAGTTAGATATAAAGCCAATGTGACTGAAATCCTTTTGAAGGAAGAGAAAGCAGTAGGAGTTAAGCTTTCAAGTGGGGAAGAGATTTATTCAAATATTATTGTATCCAACTCCACTAGATGGGATACATTTGGATTAAAAGATAATATTAAAGGATTAATTTCTAGTAAAAAAGTGCCAAAAAGTGAATATAAGTGGTCAGAAACTTATAAACCCTCACCTTCTTTTGTTTCAATTCACCTTGGAGTGGAAAAAAATCTAATACCCGATAATTTTAATTGTCATCATATAATCGTTGAAAATTGGGATGAATTAGAAAGCGAAAAGGGAGTTATTTTTGTTTCTATACCTACTTTGCTTGACTCGTCTTTGGCTCCAGAAGGTAAACATATCGTACATGCATTTACTCCTTCATCGATGGGAGAATGGGTAGGCCTACCAAGGAAAGAATATTTGCAAAAGAAAGAAAAATATTTTTCTTTTCTTGTTGAAAAAATATCAACTATTCTTCCTAATCTTGAACAAAATATCGATCACAAAGAAATTGGTACGCCCAAAACTCATAAAAAGTTTCTTGGAAGATATGAAGGCAGTTATGGGCCAATTCCTAGTAAGAAATTACTTGGACTTCTTCCTATGCCATTCAATACTACAAAAATCAAAAACCTATATTGCGTTGGAGACTCTTGTTTCCCTGGTCAAGGTCTCAATGCAGTTGCTTTTAGTGGGTATGCCTGCGCTCATAAAATAGGAGCAAAATTGAACATAAATAGTTATGACCTCCCGGATTAAAGTCTAATCAGATGATGGAAATTTTTAAAACTATTTTTTTTGTAAAAAGTTCTTTAATTTCCTTATACTTAGCACTCACAATTCCTATACCATTTGTCTCGAATGAAGAGTCAAAAGTTGTCTCAATACTTGTGTTTATAGTTGGTCTGTTTTTAATAATTAATATCACAAATGATTATGTTATGGCTTGTGATAAGGGAATTTCATACAAAACGAGTTTTATTTCTAGAGTACTAGGAAAAAAAGAATGGGAAATCACCTGGGAAGAAATTGTTTCAATAAAATCTTTACCAACCAGTCAAGGAAGTAAAGTTCATTACTTTTGTACAAATAAAAGTGAAAATTTTCTATTACCTCAAAGAATTGAAAAATTTGAAAGATTTTTATCGATAATATCTGAAAAAACAAACTTACAAATCAAAGAAATATCTTATTTATCACCTTTATGGACTTATAAATTACTAACATTTTTTTCGGTATTTATGATAATTGGGGAAATTGTTGCTTTTAAGTATCAGATATTATCAATGCTAAATCTATAACCTTGTTGCCTAACAGTTGTTATTCCCCCTCCTTCTCCCAATCCTGCCTGCTCTAGTTTTC
The Prochlorococcus marinus str. GP2 genome window above contains:
- the trmFO gene encoding methylenetetrahydrofolate--tRNA-(uracil(54)-C(5))-methyltransferase (FADH(2)-oxidizing) TrmFO: MLDKEVIVIGAGLAGSEAAWQVASYGVPVKLVEMRPIKSTPAHHTSEFGELVCSNSFGASSPDRAAGLLQKELRIFKSLIVQTADKFAVPAGGALAVDRSKFSNALTEALSNHPLIEIKRFEQLDLPSEENITILATGPLTADELSYKIQDFTGIDECHFFDAASPIIHGDSIDQEIVFKASRYDKGDPAYLNCPMDKNDYIHFRNELIEGEQANLKDFEKESANFFEACLPIEEIARRGVDTMRYGPLKSIGLWNPKWGDLFDRENRLKKRPHAIVQLRKEDLEGKLLNMVGFQTNLKWSEQKRIFRMIPGLEKAEFVRFGVMHRNTFLESPKLLLPTLQFMKRQNLFAAGQITGTEGYAAAAAGGLLAGINASLLAKGKKPVSFPNQSMIGSLINFISNENQILSNQKKNKFQPMPASFGLVPELTKRIKDKRLRYKAYQERSTEALNNFKNKLDSCFDKDHLLSKIY
- a CDS encoding photosystem II protein Y, producing the protein MLRTIVVFAPIIAALAWVIFNIQKPAREQFNRDFLGKD
- a CDS encoding high light inducible protein; protein product: MTPEAERFNGWAAMLGFVAAVGAYVTTGQIIPGWF
- the crtH gene encoding carotenoid isomerase, which encodes MELNKENFDAIIIGSGIGGLVTASQLAAKGAQVLVLEKYIIPGGSGGSFKRKGYTFDVGASMIFGFGEKGYTNLLTRALKDVNEKCETIPDPVQLEYHLPHNFNISVDKNYEQFISKLSASFPKEKKGIKKFYDTCASVFKCLDSMPLLSIEDPSYLFKVFFKSPLSCLGLARWLPKNAGDVARKFIKDPELLKFIDIECFCWSVMPALKTPMINAGMVFTDRHAGGINYPKGGVGTIAEKFVSGIEKLGGKVRYKANVTEILLKEEKAVGVKLSSGEEIYSNIIVSNSTRWDTFGLKDNIKGLISSKKVPKSEYKWSETYKPSPSFVSIHLGVEKNLIPDNFNCHHIIVENWDELESEKGVIFVSIPTLLDSSLAPEGKHIVHAFTPSSMGEWVGLPRKEYLQKKEKYFSFLVEKISTILPNLEQNIDHKEIGTPKTHKKFLGRYEGSYGPIPSKKLLGLLPMPFNTTKIKNLYCVGDSCFPGQGLNAVAFSGYACAHKIGAKLNINSYDLPD